From Echinicola jeungdonensis, the proteins below share one genomic window:
- a CDS encoding DUF721 domain-containing protein has protein sequence MSRYKDKFSRKKDITPLKEAFEDLLQAYKLKDRFNERKVVSAWGELMGRSIANRTSQLFVREKKLYVKLTSGPIKKELMMNKSKVLQIIEDKFGKETIEDIIFL, from the coding sequence ATGAGCAGATATAAAGATAAATTTTCAAGAAAAAAGGACATCACCCCTTTAAAAGAAGCTTTTGAGGATTTGCTTCAGGCTTATAAACTCAAAGACCGTTTTAATGAAAGAAAGGTGGTCAGTGCCTGGGGAGAATTGATGGGGAGGTCCATTGCTAACCGAACTTCTCAGTTATTTGTCAGAGAGAAAAAACTCTATGTCAAACTTACATCAGGTCCCATAAAAAAAGAGCTCATGATGAACAAATCAAAAGTCCTCCAAATCATAGAGGACAAATTTGGTAAGGAAACCATCGAGGATATTATTTTCCTGTAA